Proteins from a single region of Nerophis ophidion isolate RoL-2023_Sa linkage group LG10, RoL_Noph_v1.0, whole genome shotgun sequence:
- the mogat3a gene encoding 2-acylglycerol O-acyltransferase 2-A, giving the protein MAISQTGFGVVFTPKGESSSAPLMTAAAALRGSPENMQEAKCRSLDPALPPWRLRLIFGSSKLVRYKWSKNGQLLASHSSQYLFDQSLRPLRGHSLSLQLGDLEVWRGQRPVFCDKRPGASGYQHARRNQGRVGTEGSSCPPHPVRADGHKSHFGSWWRAIFTCGRRQNTRIPEILDFGTVYTVTGLKDDKEPTKFGATMIRFAPLNVPLRRRLQTAAVLQWIFSFLGLAQCCLAGFVLLAVSSWWTAALLYAGWLWLDWDTPSRGGRRSQWARSWSMWDYFRDYFPVKLVKTVDLDPNKNYIFGFHPHGVLVAGAFCNFCTESTDFSSLFPGLKSHLLMLPFWFRVPFFRDYIMSGGLVSSSKASLSYLLSRAQGGNVAVIAVGGAPESLDARPGAFKLQVKNRKGFIKMALRHGAQLVPVFSFGENELFDQIENPSGSRLRKMQDRLQRILGVALPLFHARGVFQYNFGLMPYRKSILTVVGTPICVAHSPNPSSEDIESLHKVYLERLSELFEGHKHMYGVQEDQHLTFI; this is encoded by the exons ATGGCGATCTCGCAAACAGGCTTTGGTGTCGTGTTCACTCCTAAGGGGGAATCATCATCAGCTCCTctgatgacagctgctgcagctcTCAGAGGCTCGCCCGAAAATATGCAAGAGGCGAAATGCCGCAGCCTGGACCCTGCATTGCCTCCATGGAGGCTCCGTCTCATATTTGGAAGCTCCAAACTTGTCCGATATAAATGGAGTAAAAATGGTCAACTTCTTGCAAGTCACAGCTCCCAGTACTTGTTCGATCAGAGTTTGCGTCCTTTGCGGGGTCACAGTTTATCTCTACAATTGGGGGACTTGGAGGTTTGGAGGGGTCAAAGGCCAGTTTTCTGCGACAAGAGGCCTGGTGCTTCCGGATATCAGCACGCGAGACGAAACCAAGGCAGAGTGGGCACAGAAGGTAGTTCCTGCCCTCCACATCCTGTGAGGGCTGATGGACATAAAAGTCACTTTGGCAGCTG GTGGCGAGCAATCTTCACTTGTGGTCGGCGACAGAACACAAG AATCCCAGAGATTTTGGACTTTGGAACAGTGTACACAGTGACGGGGCTGAAGGACGACAAAGAGCCTACTAAGTTTGGGGCCACTATGATCCGCTTTGCTCCTCTCAATGTCCCACTGAGGAGACGCCTGCAGACCGCCGCCGTGTTGCAGTGGATCTTCTCCTTCCTGGGTTTAG CCCAGTGCTGTCTTGCTGGTTTTGTCCTCCTGGCTGTCTCCTCTTGGTGGACGGCGGCTTTGCTCTACGCCGGTTGGCTGTGGCTGGACTGGGACACGCCCAGTCGTGGGGGTCGGAGGTCCCAGTGGGCCAGGAGTTGGAGCATGTGGGACTATTTCAGAGACTACTTTCCAGTAAAG CTGGTGAAAACGGTCGACCTGGACCCGAACAAGAACTACATCTTTGGATTTCATCCGCACG GGGTGCTGGTCGCCGGCGCATTCTGTAACTTCTGCACCGAGTCCACGGACTTCTCCAGTCTCTTTCCAGGTCTCAAGTCTCACCTGCTGATGCTGCCATTTTGGTTCCGGGTACCCTTCTTTAGAGATTACATCATGAGCGGAG GTTTGGTATCAAGTTCTAAGGCCAGTCTTTCCTACCTGCTGAGTCGCGCTCAAGGAGGAAATGTCGCCGTCATTGCAGTGGGCGGAGCACCAGAGTCCCTGGATGCTCGGCCAGGAGCTTTTAAACTACAA gtgaAAAATAGAAAGGGCTTTATCAAAATGGCGCTGAGACATGG AGCTCAGCTGGTTCCCGTCTTCTCCTTTGGAGAGAATGAGCTTTTCGATCAGATTGAAAACCCATCCGGTTCTCGTCTACGGAAAATGCAG GACCGCCTGCAAAGAATTTTGGGAGTCGCGTTGCCTCTCTTCCACGCCAGAGGAGTTTTCCAGTACAACTTTGGACTGATGCCATACAGGAAGTCCATTCTGACAGTCG TGGGGACACCCATCTGTGTCGCGCACAGTCCCAATCCAAGCAGCGAAGACATCGAATCTCTTCATAAAGTTTACCTGGAGCGCCTGAGTGAGCTGTTCGAGGGACACAAACACATGTACGGGGTGCAGGAAGACCAACACCTGACGTTCATTTGA